The following DNA comes from Alnus glutinosa chromosome 6, dhAlnGlut1.1, whole genome shotgun sequence.
AACAAGGAACTCATTGCTTTCGCTTCCTTGGAACCTAGTCCCATAAACTAGAAAATATATAGTGATGTAGGCTTGATCATGCATGTTGATCAACAAATCTGTTTGAGTGTTAGAACAATATTATCTAAatgtttaattttcatttttcctatatttaataTTGTAATGCCCTATTTAATATTGTAATGCCCCTATGACATATAAACACTAGCAAAGTGACTCTGCATATTTCTTGTATATCGCTtagggaaaaatgcaaaatcaggtCTATGTGGTTTTAAAATGTTCTGAAAGTTTTTTGTGCTatacaaaataacaaattaatctCCACtatcaaattctgtcaaaaaacTTGATGGATTCTATTAATGTGTCACGTTAGATCCAATGAAATTATAACGAGTGTcacctataataaaaaaaatataaaatatataacattaaaactaaacattttaaaaatatatatattaaaaactaaatatacaAAAATTTTGGGGGAGATAGGgcaattttttgtagtttggggaGTATATTATATAGTTTAGAATAGACATTAACAATGAAATGATTGTTTGGAGTGAGCACTGACAGTGGCCCAtaagcataaaatatttttttggtatcCCACGGATTTCTCACCCAGAACCAAGCGTCAAAGAagcaattttatattttaatctcaaaattaTACTAATAAACTTAGCAAGTCTTTCTTAATAATATCTTTGGTCCTCCTAAAGACTTGTTGAGCATCTAGTAGAATAAGAGACTTTTTGTGTCCATTTTTATAATGACATCGATAACTTCCCGCTATCAACCAAGCGGGCGGCTCAACATGTAAATtcgaaagaaaagaagaaaaactttaaaaaataaaaataaaaataaaaaaagaaatattttttttaaaaaaaaaaaaacaaacgaaaaataactgaaaattataaaacaaacgaaaaataaaaaccagtttttatttttatttatttttttgtataaatttttgttattttataatttttttagtttttattttattttaataattttatgaaggatatttttgtcattagggagaCACGACATTGGCCACTGTCAATGTCTACTTCAAACTATCATCTCATTGTCAATATTCACTCCAAACTATATAATATACtctccaaaattcaaaaatttgtcACTGTCTCCCTAACAAATTTtgtatatttagtttttaatatatattttttaaaatttttagtctatatatatattattttaagtgaCACATGTCGTAATTTCATTGGATCTAAAGTGGCATACTAATAGAATCCGTCAAgtttttgacgaaatttgatagtgaagattaatttgttatttttgcataacACAAGTAAttctcaaaacattttaaaaccacatggaccgattttgcatttttccccAAGCGATATATAAGAAATATGTGGGAGTCACTCTGCTATTGTTTATATGTCATAGGGGCATTACAATATTACATAtagggaaaaggaaaattaaacaTTTAGATAATATTGTTCTAACACTCGAACAAATTTATTGATCAACATGCATGATCAAGCCTACATCGCTATATATTTTCTAGTTTATGGGACTAGTATCCAAGGAAGCGAAAGCAAGGAGTTCTTTGTCTTGTCCTAATACAATCATATCTTCTTTATCTAACATCACCCACGCTTCTATTCCATCACCGGATCTTGTGTCCATTAGCAGAACCAGACTTGGGAGCACGGCCTCCGAATTGCCGTTCGAACCAACCAAACTTACCCATATCGGCTTTCCCCACCCAAAATCAATGTCATAGAGACCAAAGTTACACCAACTCGTAAACGTAATGTAATTCATTCCACTAGAACTAGCCGCACTTGCGCATGCCCCAACCATTTCCTTCACAAGCTCACGGTGCTTGGCAAACCCCCCATCACCTTGTAGGCTTTTGACAAAATCACCATCGATTTTTGTTATTGCTTCTCTCAGCTTACAAACCATGTCCGGCAACTCTATCTCCTCGCCCGTGCATGATGCGAGTGCTGACCAAATTAAATTTCCCATGAAAGATTCTGCGAATGGTGGAATTGCTCTTCGACGGAAGTTCACCGGATGGATGATAAAAGTTGGCATATGGATACCAGAAGTGGCCTTGAAAGCAGCCATCATGCATTTCCAAAGCAGGGCCGAGACAACCTCAACTCTTGTTGGGTTTTGTACCCTTGGGCTTGTTGCTTTGGCCTTGAGTGATGCAATGGCCGAGGCATCAAACACAACTCTCCTTGAAATGAACCTGCCTGATTTGAAGAAGGGATTGAACAAAGCGGTGTAAGTGTTAGACTCTTCTCTAGAGTGTGCATCGTTTTGAATGAAAACTGATGGGGCGTCAAAATTAGGACATAATACAGCTTCACGGGCCTTGTGAGCCGTGGTAGCCCAACCTTTGAGAAAGACACTCATGCCAGTTCCATCAGCGATCATGTGGGAAACAAGGACCCCAATGGCAATACCGCCGCATGCAAAGGTGCTCGCTTGTATCATAGCAACATGATCTCCAGCGGTTAGCTCTTTCCCAAGGGCCTCTCCTCGAAGAAATTGGTAGAATAAAGCAGTGTTGGGTTGGTTGAGGCATTCAAGAAGATGACAGTTTACACGGGCCTCTACATAGTAAACCCCCTCGTCATTACAATCGATGGAGATGGTGTCTTTGACTTTTCCAGCAAATGGGTAAAAGTGAGTTAAGGTTTCTGATAGGGATTGCTTTAGCAGTTGTGATCTTTGAGAGACAATATCAGCAACAGAATGGCCCGTGCTTTGATTCATGGGATAGAAGAGGATTATGGGAACATAGGCGGTAGGAATGAACTGGTCCAAGAAGGAGAGCTTGTGGGTTTTTAGGTTAGGGGGCGTTGGAGAAGAGGGTTTGATGTATTCTTTGGAAATAATTTCCACCTCCATTTCAGCCTTTCTACACTGGGATTTAGGAAGCTTACTCCGGCAAAAAAGAGCAAGTTTTTCTCAGGCGGGGCAAGTAACCTCAAGATATATTCACAGAAAAGAGTTGAGGATTATTCAGTGATCCACAAGCATATATAACCTCCAATTAAAACCCGGGGTCAACTctcttaatattaatatatatatatatatatacaccggccaattcgatcgatcgagctAAGTCATCGAGCATATGGTTGTGATGAAGTCAATTATGACGGTGTCAactctcttaatatatatatatatatatatatatatgcacactCACAATTAGTCATATgattaaaattttctcaaaacttcCGAGCAGGTTACGTATTGGAGGACGTCACCTTTGTTTTCACTTGTACATTTTAAACTTGACTGGCCTAATCCATTATAAAGCGTCACGTGCaaatgaccaaataaaaatagcATGGCCTTTACTTGCGATTTTGTAGGttaaaactacatttttaattagaaaaaattaatataattgattaaatggttaaatttattcacttttattaatttaaattttttggataagtggtaatttaatatggtatcaaagctgaaatcttgaatttgaacattgtctcCGTCAATTCAccctctattttaattaaatatttcacgtgttgggactcacctattaaaaaatgaCTTTGAGCCTACAAGTGAGGGTTAGTATTAAAGTAAGTGattaaattgtagaaaatgTTTCGTTTGAAagtatatttttagaaaatggtGCTTAAACACatataaaaatttacatttgtAATTGCAAGTAAGGAAGTgtacgtgtttttaaaaacgcatattttgaaaatgctattttttaaatcacatattttgaAACCGTAAAACCAAATGGACTCTTATTTTCCTTAATGAGCTAGTTATCAAAATAGAAAACGCTTACagtactacaacttttattataattctcttaaaaacttaCGAGGTTGTTTATTAATGGTAAAATAATcaagcaacaaaatttgacgTGTAAATTTTTTGCTAAGGGTATTACATCTTTTATTACTAATTGTTTTTTACAAGTTACGCAGCGGTGgttaaatgattaaacaaaaaacatgacttactatttaaaaaaattagtggcTGACTTGTCAACTTCAATCTCTTATTTGTTTTACCAATTATGGACTACCTCATCAGTTTGTATGAAACTTAATTAGTGATTAACGTGATAAGTACCACATGGACTACtacatcagtttgtaagaaatttgtaGTAAAAAGTGAAATACCCTAAATAACACTATCAGAATTTTGTGTGAATCATCAAAGCCGAAGATTTTTGAATTCAAAGTGTTGCCATGTGCAAATCATACCATATATTcctattttgtttgtttgagtGGAATATCTACTCCTCTTaataagggaatagctattctgtgggaataactattctattaaataatatacgaccaaacaaaggaatagtccgtaggaataactattcattttcatgggtctaatccgcgaaccaaacgagacctAAGTGTAATTTTGATTAGTAATGATTTACTACTACCCATAAATACTACTTTTCACCACATTGTCTTTGTGGTAAGGTGatcccccactttattttatttttaaaattccaAAGGTAATGGGGGggccaccttgccacataggcaagatgaTGAAAAGTGGTATCAATGGATggtaatgaatcattactcaattttTGATATAAATCATTGTTGATTCACAGGTTTGTGTAATCAAAGCACAATGTTGTATGCCTTTTTGTTCATAATATGTTGCCTTAGAAATTTTCCTTCAGAGGGGAAGAGGCCTCGTTTTCACAGTGAAGGGGGAGGGAGGCTtgacgcctccctcctccctagTGTTTTTTTCCTCCTAGCCCTTCTGGCTATGGAGGCTTTTGTTCTCTCCTGGTTGTTCCAGGGGAGTTTTGTTCTCCCTGATTTTGTCTTCAGTGGAGCTGATCTCCTCCTAGTCCTCTGGGACTATGGAGCTTTTCTTTGGTttggtttctttgtttttccttaaTTGTTATGGCAGAAAAGCTCATCTAGAGTTGGCTTTTGGGgaagtttttcttcttgtgtCTCCGGCGTTCCAAGTCAGATCTACAGTTTGTTGCCGGTTTCTTCACGACACGCGCCCCTCCACTGGCCTCCCAGTCTTCTTCCGGTCCAGTCGCCGCCAACCACAGCCGTGTGGGTCCTCCTTGCTCGGCGCGTGCTTGCACGCGTCAGGGTGGTTTCCGCCTTGGGTCGCGCGTGTGGGCCACGTTCTGCTTTTCCGTCTGTGTTCGGTGCTGTCCGGTGCTCTCTGGTGGTCGGTCGTGCAGGGATAACTCTGGGGATGGTGCGTGGCCTCCACACGCTGTCTCTCCGGCGTCGGAATTCCTCCCCGACGGTGGCTCtgttgttttgag
Coding sequences within:
- the LOC133870065 gene encoding stemmadenine O-acetyltransferase-like is translated as MEVEIISKEYIKPSSPTPPNLKTHKLSFLDQFIPTAYVPIILFYPMNQSTGHSVADIVSQRSQLLKQSLSETLTHFYPFAGKVKDTISIDCNDEGVYYVEARVNCHLLECLNQPNTALFYQFLRGEALGKELTAGDHVAMIQASTFACGGIAIGVLVSHMIADGTGMSVFLKGWATTAHKAREAVLCPNFDAPSVFIQNDAHSREESNTYTALFNPFFKSGRFISRRVVFDASAIASLKAKATSPRVQNPTRVEVVSALLWKCMMAAFKATSGIHMPTFIIHPVNFRRRAIPPFAESFMGNLIWSALASCTGEEIELPDMVCKLREAITKIDGDFVKSLQGDGGFAKHRELVKEMVGACASAASSSGMNYITFTSWCNFGLYDIDFGWGKPIWVSLVGSNGNSEAVLPSLVLLMDTRSGDGIEAWVMLDKEDMIVLGQDKELLAFASLDTSPIN